The Pungitius pungitius chromosome 8, fPunPun2.1, whole genome shotgun sequence genome has a window encoding:
- the mrpl20 gene encoding 39S ribosomal protein L20, mitochondrial, which translates to MVFLTLSCWIRSRGPDGYWKHQEILKNARHFRGRKNRCYSLAVRAVRRAFVYATSARRLKKRNMRTLWITRIAAASREHGMKYPALVHNLTKTSVQLNRRVISDLAVTEPRSFLSLAKLARARQQEGFGAALGDGKEPSGVFSRVVLLQ; encoded by the exons ATGGTGTTCCTGACGCTGTCTTGTTGGATCAGAAGCCGTGGACCTGACGGATATTGGAAACACCAAGAAATTCTCAAAAATGCACGG CACTTCCGAGGCAGAAAGAACCGCTGCTACAGTCTGGCTGTGCGCGCGGTCCGGAGAGCTTTCGTCTACGCAACCTCGGCTCGAAGGCTCAAGAAGCGCAACATGAGGACG CTCTGGATCACACGCATTGCAGCAGCATCTCGAGAGCACGGCATGAAGTATCCCGCCCTTGTGCACAACCTCACCAAG ACAAGCGTCCAGCTCAACCGACGTGTGATCAGTGATCTAGCCGTCACAGAACCTCGGTCGTTCCTCTCACTTGCAAAGCTGGCGCGGGCTCGGCAACAGGAAGGCTTTGGTGCAGCGTTGGGAGACGGCAAAGAGCCTTCTGGTGTCTTCTCTCGTGTTGTTTTGCTGCAGTAA